One Deefgea tanakiae genomic region harbors:
- a CDS encoding cysteine-rich CWC family protein: MTRHPQLPVAQKSCQHCGTSFQCGTGGQQGGCWCMDLPIGLPLPKEGEGDCYCPRCLEQIKQRSIGR; encoded by the coding sequence ATGACGCGCCACCCTCAATTGCCAGTGGCCCAAAAAAGCTGTCAGCACTGTGGTACGTCATTTCAATGTGGTACGGGCGGCCAGCAAGGCGGCTGTTGGTGCATGGATCTGCCCATCGGCCTACCCTTACCCAAGGAAGGCGAAGGCGATTGTTATTGCCCTCGCTGCCTTGAACAAATTAAGCAGCGCAGTATTGGTCGCTAG
- a CDS encoding peptidylprolyl isomerase — MMVQATASHLLVKTEAQCEALKQEILAGADFAEVAKANSSCPSSAQGGALGSFGPGMMVPEFDKVVFSAPLNEVQGPVKTQFGYHLLVVTSRG, encoded by the coding sequence ATGATGGTTCAAGCTACCGCCAGTCACCTATTGGTAAAAACAGAAGCACAATGCGAAGCATTGAAACAAGAAATTTTGGCGGGCGCGGACTTTGCTGAAGTGGCAAAAGCCAATTCAAGCTGCCCATCATCAGCGCAAGGCGGCGCTTTGGGTTCATTTGGCCCTGGCATGATGGTGCCCGAGTTCGATAAAGTCGTATTCAGCGCACCACTCAATGAAGTGCAAGGCCCTGTTAAAACGCAATTTGGTTACCATTTATTGGTTGTGACTAGCCGCGGCTAA
- a CDS encoding nucleotidyltransferase family protein: MKKQTLALIQADALRMDCLQAVQALALPQAMICAGFVRNLVWDAAHQFSTSTPLNDVDVAWYSSEQIDPQLDLELEFKLKQQLPNVQWQVRNQARMHHRNGVAAYASAKDAVARFPETATCLGAAMNDKNEIEWRVTAGLADAWALRLRHNAHSGLALSVTQRRIEEKNWLARWPHLRLMPQLLG, from the coding sequence ATGAAAAAGCAGACCCTCGCTCTGATTCAAGCCGATGCATTGCGCATGGATTGCCTTCAAGCAGTACAGGCATTAGCACTCCCGCAAGCGATGATTTGCGCTGGATTCGTACGCAATTTGGTCTGGGATGCGGCCCATCAATTCAGCACCAGCACACCGCTAAATGATGTCGATGTCGCATGGTATTCGAGCGAGCAAATCGATCCGCAGCTTGATTTAGAATTGGAATTTAAACTCAAGCAACAACTACCCAATGTGCAATGGCAAGTCCGGAATCAAGCGCGCATGCATCACCGCAATGGCGTGGCGGCCTATGCCTCGGCGAAAGATGCAGTTGCGCGGTTTCCCGAAACGGCGACGTGTTTGGGCGCTGCCATGAATGACAAAAATGAAATTGAATGGCGTGTTACGGCAGGATTAGCCGATGCATGGGCGCTGCGCTTGCGACACAACGCCCATTCTGGCTTGGCGCTGAGTGTGACTCAGCGAAGAATCGAAGAGAAAAATTGGTTGGCGCGCTGGCCGCACTTACGATTGATGCCCCAATTGCTGGGCTAA
- a CDS encoding carcinine hydrolase/isopenicillin-N N-acyltransferase family protein, which produces MRIIGVWLVLLSVPASACTLWGAAGDAVEGGGTLLAKNRDWRPDHAQSIRILTPKDGFRYVGLFADDGAEPGIKAGVNEQGLAVVSAAASSIPKKIRNAQTDARGVMSKILRQYGSVADVIVDAAILFQPARANFLMLADRHQILQVEIGLNGQYSLSTQSNGVLAHTNHYLSQELAHCNQLQGESSHLRLARVSSLLAVDKKWRLDNFAAISRDQHDGADNSLWRHGKEYTLASWQIALPEQGAPQLNLVLANPQQSELKAQWTLDAEFWRQNAAVLLP; this is translated from the coding sequence ATGAGAATCATTGGTGTTTGGCTGGTGCTGCTGAGTGTGCCTGCTAGCGCCTGTACCTTGTGGGGCGCGGCTGGAGATGCGGTGGAGGGCGGTGGCACGCTGCTGGCCAAAAACCGTGATTGGCGGCCTGACCATGCGCAGTCGATCCGCATTCTCACGCCGAAGGACGGCTTTCGCTATGTGGGTTTGTTCGCTGATGACGGTGCTGAGCCTGGCATCAAGGCGGGTGTGAATGAGCAAGGTTTAGCAGTAGTCAGCGCGGCGGCGAGTAGTATTCCCAAGAAAATTCGCAATGCACAAACCGATGCGCGCGGTGTGATGAGCAAGATTTTGCGGCAATATGGCTCAGTGGCGGATGTGATTGTGGATGCCGCGATTTTATTTCAACCTGCTAGGGCGAATTTTTTAATGCTGGCCGATCGCCATCAAATCCTTCAAGTTGAAATTGGCCTCAATGGTCAATATAGCTTGAGCACTCAGAGTAACGGTGTTTTGGCGCACACCAATCATTATCTCAGTCAAGAATTGGCACACTGCAATCAACTGCAGGGTGAAAGTAGTCATCTCCGTCTGGCGCGGGTATCAAGTCTATTGGCTGTGGATAAAAAGTGGCGCTTGGATAATTTTGCGGCGATCAGCCGAGATCAGCATGATGGTGCCGACAATAGCCTATGGCGACATGGTAAGGAATACACCTTAGCGAGTTGGCAAATTGCGCTGCCAGAGCAAGGCGCGCCGCAATTGAACTTGGTGCTGGCCAATCCGCAGCAAAGTGAGTTGAAAGCGCAGTGGACACTGGATGCCGAGTTTTGGCGGCAAAATGCGGCGGTGTTGTTGCCTTAA
- a CDS encoding sensor histidine kinase: MKRYLHYFGPSLIRRVVIAILLAFALCWVVLAIYGYLQETDPVERDRSLLTNGHALVAALEKVSEETEALTVISTYSDIYNLSYRQFKIPRVMLLQLNDLQGRRIYLSPEGGQHQLPAGQSQLFDAKVNGELYRVFHAKTARWDVMWAAPILDSPWFFMMVIMEMTVQMLIALPIMVLTVWLVVARGLRPLRMLSSLIADKNKDDLSPLNFSSPYAELKPLTEALDRLLSQLRNKIEREHAFVQDAAHELRTPMAVISAQAHVLTLAETPADRDVAEKNLELAINRSSHLIAQLLEMSHIDNDKLVAIETIDVAALLQQELARLAPTAIARQIELSFDAPDTLFNVVDANAVQSIVQNLLNNAILYVGEGDQIEVELRQVGEQMILSVADNGPGIAEADRERIFERFYRGAGHDVAGTGLGLAIVAQAVARLNGTIQLSTGLNERGCCFIVEVPLRH; encoded by the coding sequence ATGAAGCGCTATTTACATTATTTTGGCCCCAGCCTGATTCGGCGCGTGGTCATTGCGATTTTGCTTGCGTTTGCATTGTGCTGGGTTGTGTTGGCAATCTATGGCTATCTGCAAGAAACTGACCCTGTTGAGCGAGATCGGTCGCTGCTCACGAATGGCCATGCTTTAGTGGCTGCGCTGGAAAAAGTAAGCGAAGAAACTGAGGCGTTGACTGTCATTTCAACGTATTCGGACATTTATAATTTAAGTTATCGGCAGTTTAAAATTCCTCGGGTCATGCTATTGCAACTCAATGATTTGCAGGGCCGTCGAATTTATCTGTCACCTGAAGGTGGCCAGCATCAATTGCCCGCAGGTCAGTCTCAATTGTTTGATGCCAAAGTGAATGGGGAGTTGTATCGTGTTTTTCACGCGAAAACTGCCCGTTGGGATGTGATGTGGGCTGCGCCCATTTTGGATTCGCCGTGGTTTTTTATGATGGTCATTATGGAAATGACGGTGCAAATGTTGATTGCTTTACCGATTATGGTACTGACGGTTTGGCTCGTGGTGGCACGCGGTTTAAGGCCATTGCGGATGTTGTCGAGTTTGATTGCCGATAAAAATAAAGATGATCTATCGCCGCTCAATTTTAGTAGTCCTTACGCTGAGCTAAAGCCACTGACTGAGGCACTAGATCGCTTATTAAGTCAATTGCGCAACAAAATCGAACGTGAACATGCTTTTGTGCAAGACGCAGCGCATGAATTACGCACGCCGATGGCGGTGATTTCAGCGCAAGCGCATGTATTAACACTGGCAGAAACCCCTGCGGATCGTGATGTTGCTGAGAAAAATCTAGAGTTAGCCATTAACCGGTCCTCACATTTGATTGCCCAGCTACTCGAAATGTCGCACATTGATAACGATAAATTGGTGGCGATTGAAACAATTGATGTCGCTGCTTTGCTGCAACAAGAGCTGGCTCGTTTAGCGCCGACGGCGATCGCGCGGCAAATTGAGCTTTCGTTTGATGCGCCAGATACGCTATTCAATGTGGTCGATGCCAATGCGGTGCAATCGATTGTGCAAAATCTACTCAATAACGCGATTTTATATGTTGGTGAGGGTGATCAGATTGAGGTTGAGTTACGCCAAGTTGGTGAGCAGATGATTTTAAGCGTCGCCGATAATGGCCCTGGCATTGCCGAGGCGGATCGAGAGCGGATTTTCGAGCGCTTCTATCGCGGCGCAGGGCACGATGTCGCGGGGACAGGCTTGGGCTTGGCGATTGTGGCGCAGGCGGTTGCTCGTTTGAACGGTACCATTCAATTATCGACGGGTCTCAATGAGCGAGGCTGCTGTTTTATTGTTGAAGTGCCACTTCGACATTAA
- a CDS encoding TraB/GumN family protein → MRRLIQVSSLLWGILIGLSVSVNAACVPAPIAPSAQEIQQLQETARDHGFLWKISKDGRTSWLYGSIHVNRLSTAFPGPKMRQALQQSQVIALELDPTDSATQAKLMQLGAQGAGQVPPALKARLQVQLDKVCLPESVAQAIHPALLFANLSVLGLREAGFETAYGTEYVLAGAGKKIIPLETAESQIQALLGDGKVSAAEYADALAILENDSEQGTAIKLFDAWLKSDLFTLESFADWCDCMNTPKQRADLRRLLDDRNSPMVDRIAKLHTQSAPIFVAVGSLHMVGKNGLPALLAKRGFKVERVNFEN, encoded by the coding sequence ATGCGCCGTCTGATTCAGGTTTCGTCTTTGCTTTGGGGTATCTTGATTGGTCTCAGTGTCTCTGTGAATGCGGCATGTGTACCTGCGCCGATCGCACCGAGCGCACAAGAAATTCAGCAGCTCCAAGAGACCGCACGTGACCATGGTTTTCTGTGGAAAATCAGTAAGGATGGCCGTACATCGTGGTTATATGGCTCGATTCATGTAAACCGTTTATCGACTGCCTTTCCCGGCCCCAAAATGCGGCAAGCGCTGCAGCAAAGCCAAGTGATTGCCTTAGAGCTAGACCCAACTGATAGCGCAACACAGGCGAAGCTGATGCAGCTCGGCGCGCAAGGTGCAGGGCAAGTGCCGCCAGCGCTCAAAGCACGCCTGCAAGTGCAGCTTGATAAAGTCTGCTTGCCTGAATCGGTCGCGCAAGCGATCCATCCGGCATTATTGTTTGCTAACCTGAGTGTATTGGGTTTGCGTGAAGCGGGTTTTGAAACCGCTTATGGCACTGAATATGTGTTGGCGGGGGCAGGCAAGAAAATCATTCCGCTTGAAACTGCCGAAAGCCAAATACAGGCCTTGCTCGGTGATGGCAAAGTCAGCGCGGCTGAATACGCCGATGCATTGGCGATCTTAGAAAATGATAGCGAGCAGGGGACGGCGATTAAATTATTCGATGCATGGCTCAAATCGGATTTGTTTACCTTGGAAAGCTTTGCCGATTGGTGTGATTGCATGAATACGCCGAAACAACGCGCTGATTTGCGCCGCCTGCTCGATGATCGAAATAGTCCCATGGTCGATCGCATCGCCAAACTCCACACCCAATCCGCCCCGATTTTCGTCGCTGTTGGTAGCCTGCACATGGTCGGTAAAAACGGCCTGCCTGCATTGCTGGCGAAGCGCGGATTTAAGGTGGAGCGAGTGAATTTTGAGAATTAG
- a CDS encoding DUF1289 domain-containing protein, with protein sequence MSIASPCINACQLNPSRAYCQGCLRTLDEIRAWSKLSDPDKLAVWQRLKRTPCEQSIQTA encoded by the coding sequence ATGAGTATCGCTTCACCTTGTATCAATGCCTGCCAACTCAACCCAAGCCGCGCGTATTGCCAAGGCTGCCTGCGCACGCTGGATGAAATTAGGGCATGGTCAAAGCTATCCGACCCAGACAAACTCGCTGTTTGGCAACGCCTAAAGCGAACGCCCTGCGAGCAGTCAATACAGACGGCATAA
- a CDS encoding TonB family protein, whose translation MPHNDLGNIASSQDKWLVQALILAILLHMLFLLIPASEKPTLKALSSNVLEMTIQKKQPPKAPEPEPEPEAKVMTQAPSEKKPEFRAKPAPKKTTKASAPKVLAQPSDTKEVEIAGLDLGNGSAKQGKPKTLDLTYRPEKPTFETRQQEDGATRSQEGSEKVRAIFGIWEQQIRQKVERIGQQNFPRDENGRPLFGLMQFKVVLNGDGSIAKLELTRSSGNMKLDQDALNIIRIAAPFGPVPIELLDHKGQIVLSRYYQFVDERNVRWKQ comes from the coding sequence ATGCCGCACAACGACCTTGGTAATATCGCCAGCTCGCAAGACAAATGGCTCGTGCAGGCGCTCATCCTAGCTATTTTGCTCCACATGCTTTTTTTGCTGATTCCAGCCTCAGAAAAACCCACACTTAAAGCACTGAGTAGCAATGTGCTAGAAATGACGATCCAAAAAAAGCAGCCACCGAAAGCACCCGAGCCCGAGCCAGAACCCGAAGCCAAGGTGATGACACAGGCTCCAAGCGAGAAAAAACCCGAGTTCCGCGCTAAACCAGCCCCCAAGAAAACCACCAAAGCTAGTGCGCCAAAAGTGCTTGCGCAACCATCAGACACCAAAGAAGTCGAAATCGCGGGACTCGACCTCGGTAATGGCAGTGCCAAGCAAGGTAAACCTAAGACATTGGACTTAACTTACCGTCCAGAAAAACCCACTTTTGAAACTCGCCAGCAAGAAGACGGGGCGACGCGTAGCCAAGAAGGTTCAGAAAAAGTTCGTGCGATTTTTGGAATTTGGGAGCAACAAATTCGCCAAAAAGTCGAGCGGATTGGCCAGCAGAATTTTCCGCGCGACGAAAATGGTCGTCCTTTATTTGGCTTAATGCAGTTTAAAGTGGTACTGAATGGCGATGGCAGTATCGCCAAATTGGAATTAACCCGCTCATCGGGCAACATGAAGCTTGATCAAGATGCGCTCAATATCATTCGGATTGCCGCCCCATTTGGTCCAGTACCTATTGAATTACTCGACCATAAAGGACAAATCGTTCTTTCGCGTTATTACCAATTTGTTGATGAGCGCAATGTGCGCTGGAAGCAATAA
- a CDS encoding MipA/OmpV family protein, giving the protein MRFPIIFSFILLSQVCLAEETVLNSSTEQGLSRLQSLWAEASDGKNWQVAAGLGVAYAPEVMGGDFYKGGAMPSFDIAHRSGFFMGTSKGIGWSYAVNPDWQAAIFLAPSGERKEKDRLTDKINFKGMGDIKSAAQAGAILNYVLGDLNLSTVLLTGLSDKNRGQQLTLGADYTVYDSENFALMLNSSLTASNADYQQRWYGVTKQQAQKSGFKAYQAGSGLTLGTVGLTGLVPITKELRLISSLSYNQFLGDAADSPLVKSKGSGEFSALLQYTW; this is encoded by the coding sequence ATGCGTTTCCCGATTATTTTTTCTTTTATTTTACTCAGCCAAGTCTGCCTCGCTGAAGAAACGGTACTTAATTCAAGTACCGAGCAAGGATTATCACGCTTGCAAAGCTTGTGGGCAGAAGCCAGCGATGGCAAAAATTGGCAAGTTGCTGCTGGGCTCGGGGTTGCGTACGCCCCCGAAGTCATGGGCGGGGATTTCTATAAAGGCGGCGCAATGCCTAGTTTTGATATTGCCCATCGCTCAGGATTTTTTATGGGCACCAGTAAAGGAATCGGTTGGAGTTATGCAGTCAACCCAGATTGGCAAGCGGCGATTTTTCTGGCCCCTAGTGGTGAACGCAAAGAAAAAGACCGGCTGACCGATAAAATCAATTTCAAAGGCATGGGCGATATTAAATCAGCGGCACAAGCTGGCGCCATACTCAATTATGTCCTGGGCGATTTAAACTTATCCACAGTGCTCTTGACTGGCTTGTCGGACAAAAATCGTGGCCAGCAGCTCACATTGGGCGCGGATTACACCGTCTATGACAGTGAAAATTTCGCGCTGATGTTAAACAGTTCACTCACCGCCAGTAATGCAGATTATCAACAGCGCTGGTATGGCGTAACAAAACAACAAGCGCAAAAAAGCGGCTTTAAAGCGTATCAAGCAGGCAGCGGACTCACGCTCGGGACCGTGGGACTCACTGGCCTCGTGCCAATCACGAAAGAACTGCGTTTAATTAGCTCACTCAGCTACAACCAATTCCTTGGCGATGCAGCGGACAGCCCCTTGGTCAAATCAAAAGGCAGCGGAGAGTTTTCAGCCCTATTGCAATACACCTGGTAA
- a CDS encoding cell wall hydrolase encodes MSSLVTGCALHRWVPQQPEKAAGACLASSVTAVSSAASSTGAACLVASSASAVASIEIESSDYQFSQKDIDAMILNAFNEARGESPAGIRAVLAVTMARVESACYPDSVHEVVYQRKQFSWTWQQGTARTLTAAKAREPHSYLKVKSVVTEYIASGAKPSQAMLYHTRDVNPGWAKAASIARLKTMGSHIFYVNKRC; translated from the coding sequence ATGAGTAGTTTAGTTACCGGCTGTGCACTGCACCGCTGGGTGCCGCAGCAGCCAGAGAAGGCTGCGGGCGCCTGTCTGGCGAGTAGCGTAACTGCGGTGAGCTCTGCAGCGAGTTCAACTGGTGCGGCATGTCTCGTTGCCAGCAGTGCATCGGCAGTGGCCAGTATTGAGATTGAGAGTTCGGACTATCAGTTCAGCCAAAAAGACATCGATGCGATGATTTTAAATGCGTTTAATGAAGCACGCGGTGAATCCCCAGCAGGTATTCGTGCGGTATTGGCTGTGACGATGGCGCGGGTTGAATCTGCCTGTTACCCCGATTCGGTGCATGAAGTGGTCTATCAGCGAAAACAATTCTCTTGGACCTGGCAGCAAGGTACGGCGCGAACCTTAACCGCCGCCAAGGCGCGTGAGCCGCATAGTTATCTGAAGGTTAAGTCGGTGGTGACGGAGTATATTGCGAGTGGCGCAAAGCCAAGTCAGGCGATGCTCTACCATACGCGCGACGTTAATCCCGGATGGGCGAAAGCCGCCTCAATCGCACGGCTTAAAACAATGGGCAGTCATATTTTCTACGTGAATAAGCGCTGCTAA
- a CDS encoding serine hydrolase domain-containing protein — protein MHPLLRQHQLGFFTSSRSAYPAMDDGPMQAAVVDHAQLQTQVEQFRHQHHLPGVGVVLVQNDTILSACSGQRRIDAPAFIQNSDSFPLGALSKAVTATLVARWVEQGKLRWDSTLADLLPAWRDQMRTEFQSVTVLQLLQHRAGLARGFGDLKYSNLLAMLGGNPSANRSTAARWILQQAYIGEVNQRTHYSNIGYFIVAIIIELLGSNTYENILQQQLFSELSLHPHLSNTSSVQGHQSLKTNWFSKPRWHKVNKEERQDLARLNPTVRLSQSEYGIFLREHLRGLRGQSTLLSPASFQQLHTPIDHYALGWSIIRSAEFGPLSVHDSTEDGYTHYTLLMPSQNRAIAILCNAESACSDAKLVKFAESLLTSSMIKIE, from the coding sequence ATGCATCCCCTATTGCGCCAGCATCAACTTGGTTTTTTCACCAGCTCACGCAGTGCATATCCAGCCATGGATGATGGCCCAATGCAGGCTGCGGTGGTGGACCACGCTCAGCTTCAAACCCAAGTTGAGCAGTTTCGTCACCAACATCACTTGCCCGGCGTGGGCGTGGTCTTGGTGCAAAACGACACGATTCTCAGTGCTTGCAGTGGTCAACGGCGAATTGATGCGCCAGCATTCATTCAAAATAGCGACAGCTTCCCACTGGGCGCGCTCAGCAAAGCCGTGACTGCCACCTTGGTGGCGCGCTGGGTGGAACAAGGAAAATTACGCTGGGACTCTACGCTGGCCGATTTACTCCCCGCTTGGCGCGATCAAATGCGTACTGAATTTCAATCCGTCACGGTGTTGCAATTACTACAACATCGCGCTGGGCTTGCGCGGGGATTTGGCGATCTCAAGTATTCCAATTTATTGGCGATGCTCGGTGGCAATCCAAGCGCCAATCGCAGCACCGCCGCTCGTTGGATTTTGCAACAAGCCTACATTGGCGAAGTGAACCAAAGAACACACTACTCTAACATTGGGTATTTCATTGTAGCTATTATTATTGAATTGCTAGGCAGCAATACCTACGAAAATATCTTGCAACAGCAACTATTTTCCGAGCTCTCTCTGCATCCCCATCTCAGCAATACTTCCTCAGTACAGGGCCACCAATCATTAAAAACAAACTGGTTTAGCAAACCCCGTTGGCACAAGGTGAATAAGGAAGAACGGCAAGACCTTGCAAGGCTCAACCCTACAGTCAGGCTCAGCCAATCTGAATACGGTATTTTTTTGCGAGAACACTTGCGTGGCTTACGCGGCCAATCGACACTGCTGAGTCCAGCTAGTTTTCAGCAACTCCATACCCCGATTGACCATTATGCGCTCGGCTGGTCTATCATTCGGTCTGCCGAATTTGGTCCGCTGAGTGTTCACGACAGCACAGAAGATGGCTACACCCATTACACCTTACTGATGCCCAGTCAAAATCGCGCCATCGCCATCTTATGCAATGCCGAAAGTGCATGCTCTGACGCCAAACTAGTGAAATTCGCCGAATCACTGCTGACATCATCAATGATAAAAATTGAATAA
- a CDS encoding response regulator has translation MHILIIEDDLDLGFALQQALKAEDISSEWRRSIADAPRSAQELEFDCVLLDLTLPDGVGFELLNRWRKAGIATPIIVITARSALDDRLAGLDGGADDFIIKPFATAELIARMRAVLRRYAQQASDVWHIGDLQIEPRRYQASLAGTTLDLSPREFHLLLELAREPGIVVPKGALAQRLEPLGDAIDFGALEVHLSNLRRKIGAQRIRTVRGIGYMLVL, from the coding sequence ATGCATATCTTAATTATTGAAGACGACCTCGATCTCGGGTTCGCACTCCAGCAGGCACTCAAAGCCGAAGACATCAGCAGCGAATGGCGGCGCAGCATTGCCGATGCGCCACGTTCTGCGCAGGAACTGGAATTTGACTGCGTGTTGCTGGATTTAACTTTGCCGGATGGGGTGGGATTTGAGCTGCTGAATCGTTGGCGCAAGGCCGGTATTGCGACGCCGATTATTGTGATTACGGCGCGCTCGGCTTTGGATGATCGCTTGGCGGGTTTAGATGGCGGGGCTGATGATTTTATTATCAAGCCCTTTGCCACTGCGGAATTGATCGCCCGCATGCGCGCGGTATTGCGGCGTTATGCGCAGCAAGCCAGTGATGTGTGGCATATCGGTGATTTGCAAATCGAGCCACGCCGCTATCAGGCTAGCCTTGCTGGGACAACATTAGATTTATCGCCAAGAGAGTTTCATTTATTGCTGGAGTTAGCCAGAGAGCCTGGGATTGTGGTGCCGAAAGGCGCATTGGCGCAGCGTTTGGAGCCATTGGGCGATGCGATTGATTTTGGTGCGCTGGAAGTTCATCTCTCAAATCTACGACGGAAGATCGGTGCACAACGCATTCGGACTGTACGTGGTATTGGCTATATGTTGGTGCTATGA
- a CDS encoding alpha/beta fold hydrolase: MMQIQFNPLGRQSCSAVLMAGLVTLLNACGGGNADDHARVKKCLDSGATISNCLKSTPSVTPTPSPTITPTPPPGLTLSAMPSQKFIQIAPNIKLEVLDFGGSGDVILLLAGAGNTAHVFDGFAQGLTAKNRVFALTRRGYGGSSQPATGYDTATLTEDIRSALDQLGIQRVHLIGHSIAGDEISRFAGKYPERVNRLVYLDAAYDRIAFNAALSSFTLPSPPELTIGDLSSLDGLRQYTHRIRGVAIPKAEIEAAIRLNSDGSVANAVTPDEIAAQHLAGIETPNYSLVKARALGIFADAQNPSDIVPWLTPASPEWAANSTFFTQVYRPYLLQQQNKFKTELIGSSSLNIAGANHYLFISHAKQVTAAIAQFLAAP, from the coding sequence ATGATGCAAATCCAATTCAATCCATTAGGTCGTCAATCGTGTTCCGCTGTTTTGATGGCGGGCTTAGTCACGTTACTCAATGCTTGCGGAGGCGGTAACGCTGACGATCACGCGCGAGTGAAAAAATGTTTGGACAGCGGGGCCACCATTTCAAATTGCTTAAAGTCAACCCCAAGCGTGACACCAACACCATCACCGACCATAACACCAACACCGCCCCCAGGCCTGACGTTATCTGCGATGCCATCGCAAAAATTTATCCAAATTGCTCCGAATATTAAGCTGGAGGTGCTCGATTTTGGCGGTAGTGGCGATGTCATTTTGCTGTTGGCGGGAGCAGGTAATACCGCACATGTATTTGATGGTTTTGCCCAAGGCTTAACAGCTAAAAATCGGGTATTTGCCCTAACGCGCCGTGGCTATGGTGGTTCCAGCCAACCAGCCACTGGATATGACACTGCAACATTAACAGAAGATATTCGTTCAGCTTTAGATCAACTCGGTATTCAACGCGTGCATTTAATTGGGCATTCAATTGCCGGTGATGAAATCAGCCGCTTTGCCGGAAAATATCCGGAACGCGTCAATCGCTTAGTCTATTTGGATGCAGCATATGACCGCATCGCATTCAATGCAGCATTGAGCAGCTTCACCTTACCATCGCCACCCGAATTGACGATTGGCGATCTCAGCTCGCTAGATGGCCTTCGCCAATACACTCATCGCATCCGTGGCGTGGCGATTCCCAAAGCTGAAATTGAAGCGGCCATTCGCTTGAATAGTGATGGCAGCGTGGCCAACGCGGTCACCCCTGACGAAATCGCAGCACAACATCTCGCTGGCATAGAAACGCCCAACTACAGTTTGGTAAAAGCGCGTGCCCTTGGCATTTTTGCTGATGCACAAAATCCAAGTGACATTGTGCCGTGGTTAACGCCCGCATCACCCGAATGGGCAGCCAACAGCACTTTCTTTACTCAGGTCTATCGCCCTTACCTTTTACAACAGCAAAACAAATTTAAAACCGAACTGATCGGTAGCAGCTCTCTCAACATCGCCGGAGCCAATCACTATCTATTTATCTCGCACGCGAAACAAGTCACCGCCGCGATTGCACAGTTTTTAGCTGCGCCTTAA